The genomic stretch CCTCGGCATCATTCTGTGCGCGGGCAAGAAGCAGGAGCAGATCGAGCTGCTGGAACTCAACAAGAGCGGCATTCATGTCGCGGAATACCTGACCGTGCTGCCGCCGCGCGAGACGCTGCAGGCGAAGCTGCATCAGTCGATTCAGGCCGCGCGGTCGCGTCTTTTGGACCACGAACCGGACTGAAGCGTGCCTTCATCCGATGAAAGCGGGGCGCGAGCGCCAACTTGTTGGATAATCCTATCTTTCGTCTGGCAAGTCGTTGCCCGATGCCTGTAATTCGAGGCGCCTATGTTCACAGAAGCAGACAACATCACCGAAGAAGAGATCATTTCGACCGTTCAACGTCTGACCGATGCCGGTCGTCCGGTGTCGCCCGTGACGGTCTGGTCGGAACTGCCGGAGTCGCGTCGCGGTTCGATCGTATCCGTTGCCGCCGCGCTGGAGCGCTGGCGCGACGCCCGGCAGCCCGCAATGCCCGCCGCGCAATTCCCGGCCCACATGCCGCAGGAATTCGCCGACGCGCTGATGAGCGCCGCGCATCGGCTGAGACAGGCGTCGTGGGACGAGGCGCAGAGCGCGATCGCGCATCGCGCCGACATGCTCGGGCAACGGCTCCAGACCGCGCTTTCCGAACGCGACGAGGCGCTCGCCATCTACCAGCAGACGGAGGGCGATGCCGCGAAAAGCCGCCGGCAACTGGAAGAGTTGATGCACGCACTGCGCGCGTCGGAAGAAGCCGTCGCGCGTCTGCAAGGCCAGCAGAACGCGGCGAACGAACGCGCCGAGGCCGCCGAATCGCGCGCGGGCGAACTCGCGCAGCGTGTCTCGGCGCAGGACGCCGAACTGAGCGCGGCGCGACTTTCACTCGACGGAGAGCGCAGGGCGCGCGAGGCGTCGAGCGCCGAACTCGCGAGCAGAAGCGAAGAACTCGCGAGCATCGCTCGTGAGCGCGACGAAGTGCGCCAGCACCACGCGGCGACGTCGCAGGAACTGGAGCGTGTCTCGCAGGAAGCCAGCGCAGCGGCGGCGCGCGCCGAAGCGGCGACCGCGCAGGCCGGCGAGAACGCCGCGCGCGTGACCACGCTCGAAGCCGAACTGGAAACCGCGCGCAACGCGCTCGCCAGCGAACGCGAGGCGGGCGCCGCGCGCGCGACCGAAGCCTCCGCCCGCGACGAAGCGTTGCAGCGCGCCACGCACGAACTGGACGAAGCCCGCGCGGGTATCGACGAGAGTCAGACGCGCATTGCGATGTTGGAGACCGAACTCGCGGCGCAGCGCGAAATGAGCGCGGCGGCAGCCGGCGCGCAGGAAGCGTTGCAGCACGCCACGCGCGAACTCGAGGCAGCACGCGCCAACATCGCGACCCTGGAGCCGGAACTCGCGACGCTGCGCGAAACGAGCGCGGCGCACAGCGCGCAGGCATCGGCGGCGCAGGATGCATTGCAACACGCGACGCGCGAACTGGACGAAGCACGCGCTCAGATCAGCGAGAGCCACGCGCGCATCGCGGCGCTGGAGTCCGAATTGACCACGCAGCGCGAGGCAAACGCGGCGCAAAGCGCACAGGCATCCGCTGCCCAGGAGGCGTTGCAGCATGCCGCGCGCGAACTCGATGAAGCCCGCGCCCGCATCGACGCGATCACCGAAGAGAGGAACGTCGCGCAGGGCGAACTGGCGCGCGTGTCGCAGGAAGCGGCCGCCGCGCTCGCCCGTGCCGACGAAGCGCAGCAGCACGCCGCGTCGCTCACGCAGCAACTCGCCGAGCGCGAGAAGAGCGAGGCCGCAATCCGTGACGAACTGCGCGATCACAAAATCGCGTTGCAGACGGCGGGCGCGGCCAAGGAAGAAGAAATCGCGGCATTGCAGCGCCGCATCTCCGCGCAGGCGCAGACGCATTCGAAGGCCTACGACGAGCTTCGCGCCAACGCGGAGCAGTGGGTCACGTATGCGCGCGATCTGAAGCAGCGGCTCGACGTGGCGAACGAGAAGATTCTCTTTATCGATGCCCGCAGCACCGGCGAAGTCGCGCTGCTGCGCCGTCTTTCGACCGAACTGGAGCGCCTGAAGCCGGATCACGAACTCGTCTTCCGCGAGGCGCAGCAGAAGGTGATCGGCGAGAAGATCGCGCAGCAGCTTGCGCAGAAGGGTTATCGGTACGATCCCACGACGGCTGTGATGTCGAAGATAGAAGGCTGACGCACCGCGGGTCGCGCACCGCTTCGTCGCGTCGAGGCGGTGCTCGCGGTTCCCGCCGCGCACAGGAGCCACGCATATGGAACGCAGCGGCCTCGCGGACATCTACCGCGATTACATCGCGTGCCTGAACGAGCAGAACTGGCCGATGCTCGGCGCATTCGTTCACGACGACGTGATCCACAACGGTACGCGCATCGGACTCGCGGGCTACCGGGACATGCTCGAACGCGACTTCGCGCAGATTCCGGATCTTCGCTTCGATATCCGGCTGCTGACCGCCGATCCGCCTTTCGTCGGGAGCCGGCTGTTGTTCGACTGCACGCCGAAGCAGCACTTCATGGGGCTGCGCATCGACGGCCGGCGTGTTTCGTTCGCAGAGAACGTGTTCTACGAATTCCGCGAGCGCAAGATCGCGCAGGTGTGGTCCGTGATCGACAAAGCCGCAATCGAAGCGCAACTCTGAACCGCCGCCCTCATGCTGACAATCGACGCATCCTGCCATTGCGGCGCCATCCGCTTCACGCTTGCGGCCGCGCCCGCCGAAATCAACGAATGCGATTGTTCGCTCTGCCGCCGTTATGGCGCGCGATGGGCGTACTACGCGCTCTCGCATGTCCGCTTCGCGCCCGACTGCGGCCCGACCGACGTGTACATGTGGGGCCCGCGCCGGCTCGAATTTCATCGCTGCGCCGCGTGCGGATGCATGACGCACTGGCGCGCCGTCGACGTCCATCGCCCGGTCATGGGCATCAACACGCGGATGATGCCGCCCGAGGCCGTCGCCGGGGCGCGCGTGCTTCATAACGGGCAGGCCGCCGACACTTGATGCGCTGACGCGCCGATTCAGTCAATCTGCTTCTGCCACACGGCGATCGCGCTCGCGCACAGCGCAACGCCGATCAGAAAATAGAAGCCGTCGAGCGAACTAAGAAAGCTCGCTTGCTGCGTGACCATGCGTCCCACTTCCGCGAGCGCCAGACTTTTTGCCTGCGCCACGCCGTAGCCGAGCGCCTCGAATCCGCCCGTCAACTTCTCGTACGTGGTCTGGAACATCGGGTTGAACGCGTTCACGGATTCCGCGAGCCGCGCCTCGTGCAACGCCATGCGATGCTGTTCGAGGATGATGATCGTCGCCGTCGAGAACGAATACGTCAGTTGCTTGACGATGTTCTTGAAGCGGTAGCCGTGATTGAACTCTTCGATTGCGAACAGCCGAAACGTCACATTCGCGACCGGCAGCGCGATGAACAGCAGCAACAGGCCGCGCAGCACGAGCGGCGCAACGAGCCATTGCATGCTGACATCCGGCGGCATGCTCACCATCCAGGCGCCGACGAACGCGGCGAGCAGAAACCCCGGCACGATCATCCATTTCTTGTGCGTGATGCGCGCCGAAAAGCGGAAATACACGAAGGCCATCACGACCGCGAAGAGCGACGAGAGCCCCACGAGCCGCCCCGCGTTTTCAACGGGATAGCGCAGCCCGCCTTCGAGAAAGCGCGAGACGAGAAAGCTCATCGCGTTGCTGACGTAGTAGAACGCGATATACAGCATGATGCCCGCGCGAAAGGTCTTCTCGCGCAGCGCGTGCAGCCGGAGCAGCGGCTGCGGATGGTGCCACTGGTGCCACACGAACCAGCCGAGCGACAAAAGCCCCGCGACAGTCAGCACGATCAATTCGGGCGACGTGCTGAACAGCTCGAAGCGCACTTGCTGCATCACGATCTGCAGCGCGCCCTGCGCGAACGCAAAGATGATGTACGGCCAGAAGTGCGCATCGCCGCGTTGCTCGCGCTGCACGTGGCCCGTGTGCGGCACCGCGAGCAAGGCGAATACGCCCATTGCGACGCCGCCCGCCGCGCCGCAAGCGAAGAGGGCGCGCCAGCCGAACCACGCGACGAAGTAACCGCCGATCAGCGGCGCGAGTCCGCTGCCGAGCAGGATCATCAAGAGGAAATAGCGCACGGCGGTCGCGCGCCGTTGCGGCGTGATCTGCGTCTGAATCAGGATGCGGCACGCGCTCATCATCGGGCCGATGAAATAGCCCTGAAAGCCGCGCGCGAACGCCAGTTCCAGCGACGATTCCGACGCGGCAGCCGCCACCGCGCCCGCCGCGAACAGCAGCAGACAGCCGCCCACATAGCGCCGGTAGCCGAGCCGCTCGACCCACCACTGCTGCTGGAGAATGCCGAGCACCGAGGCGACGGCATACGCGCTCGACGCCCATACGAGTTCGTCCGCCGATGCATTGATGCCGCCCGCGATATAGCTCGTGAAGAAGGAGAACACCGCGTTATCGAAATAGTCGAGGCCGGTCGCGAGCGCGATGGCCCACGGGAAGGCTTCGTCGAGCAGGCGCGAGGCGAACGGACTGCGGGAAAGCGGCACGGCGCTCATTCGGCGGCGTCCTCGCTGCCATGAGGATTGCGCCGGCGCCGCGCCGCGAACCGCTCTTCGAGCAGCGTTTCCTGCGCTTCGCCGGCGATACGCCGCCGGATGTAGTCGAGGTCGTCGCCGAGTTCGCTGCGCACGGCCTGCGCTTCCTTCAGTTCCCGCCGGACGCTCGCGATGCGCGCGTCGAGCGCCTCGACCTGCTGCGCGAGCGCCGCTTCGATCTCCCGCAGCGATTCGCTGGAATAACCTTTGCGTCCGTCGCCGATGGGTTCGACCGGCCGCTTGAGCAACTCCACGATGCCTTGCAGCGAGAACCCGAGCGAGCGCAGCCGCAGGATGCGCGCGAACCGTTCGAGGTCCTGCTCGCTGTAAAGCCGGTAACGCCCCTCGCTGCGGCTCGGCGCGACGAGCCCGCGCTCCTCGTAGTACTTCAGCGTGCGAGGCGTGACATTCAGACGCTCGGCGGCGGCGCGGATGGTGAGCAGCGCGGGTTTCGTGGAAGACATGGCAGGGCGCACTGAATGACGGCAACCGGCATTATATCGTCAACCTGTACGTTCACGTTCATGTTGACGCGAGCCGGGCCGAATGAGGGCGCGATGATAGACTTGAACCCGATCCGAGGCCGCCGCGCCAGGCACAGCCGGCCGCTCGACTCAAAACGACCGACATACCGCGAAGATAAAAAGGCATGAAACGTTTCTCGATGATCCGGGATTTCCACCTGGCCGACTGGTTCACGCTCGGCAACGCCATCTGCGGCACGGGCGCGCTCTTCTCGACGATGAGCTACATCGACGACGCCGACGTCCTGCATATTTATCTGGCGTGCGCGCTCGTGTTCGCGGCGCTCGTGTTCGACGTGCTCGACGGGCGCATCGCGCGCTGGCGGCAAAAGGCGTCGCTGCTCGGCAAGGAACTGGATTCGCTCGCGGACGTCATCTCGTTCGGCGTCGCACCCGCGATCATCGGCTATGGATTCGGCATGCGCGGCCTCTACGATCGCGTGGTGCTCGCGTATTTCGTCGCGTGCGGCGTGTCGCGGCTGGCGCGCTATAACGTGACGACCGAGGAAATGTCGGGCGGCACCGGCAAGGTCACGCACTTCGAGGGCACGCCGATACCGACATCGTTCGCCATCGTGCTGATGCTCGCCATCGCCGCAGCGTTCGG from Caballeronia sp. LZ062 encodes the following:
- a CDS encoding DNA-binding protein — protein: MFTEADNITEEEIISTVQRLTDAGRPVSPVTVWSELPESRRGSIVSVAAALERWRDARQPAMPAAQFPAHMPQEFADALMSAAHRLRQASWDEAQSAIAHRADMLGQRLQTALSERDEALAIYQQTEGDAAKSRRQLEELMHALRASEEAVARLQGQQNAANERAEAAESRAGELAQRVSAQDAELSAARLSLDGERRAREASSAELASRSEELASIARERDEVRQHHAATSQELERVSQEASAAAARAEAATAQAGENAARVTTLEAELETARNALASEREAGAARATEASARDEALQRATHELDEARAGIDESQTRIAMLETELAAQREMSAAAAGAQEALQHATRELEAARANIATLEPELATLRETSAAHSAQASAAQDALQHATRELDEARAQISESHARIAALESELTTQREANAAQSAQASAAQEALQHAARELDEARARIDAITEERNVAQGELARVSQEAAAALARADEAQQHAASLTQQLAEREKSEAAIRDELRDHKIALQTAGAAKEEEIAALQRRISAQAQTHSKAYDELRANAEQWVTYARDLKQRLDVANEKILFIDARSTGEVALLRRLSTELERLKPDHELVFREAQQKVIGEKIAQQLAQKGYRYDPTTAVMSKIEG
- a CDS encoding ester cyclase, with the protein product MERSGLADIYRDYIACLNEQNWPMLGAFVHDDVIHNGTRIGLAGYRDMLERDFAQIPDLRFDIRLLTADPPFVGSRLLFDCTPKQHFMGLRIDGRRVSFAENVFYEFRERKIAQVWSVIDKAAIEAQL
- a CDS encoding MFS transporter translates to MSAVPLSRSPFASRLLDEAFPWAIALATGLDYFDNAVFSFFTSYIAGGINASADELVWASSAYAVASVLGILQQQWWVERLGYRRYVGGCLLLFAAGAVAAAASESSLELAFARGFQGYFIGPMMSACRILIQTQITPQRRATAVRYFLLMILLGSGLAPLIGGYFVAWFGWRALFACGAAGGVAMGVFALLAVPHTGHVQREQRGDAHFWPYIIFAFAQGALQIVMQQVRFELFSTSPELIVLTVAGLLSLGWFVWHQWHHPQPLLRLHALREKTFRAGIMLYIAFYYVSNAMSFLVSRFLEGGLRYPVENAGRLVGLSSLFAVVMAFVYFRFSARITHKKWMIVPGFLLAAFVGAWMVSMPPDVSMQWLVAPLVLRGLLLLFIALPVANVTFRLFAIEEFNHGYRFKNIVKQLTYSFSTATIIILEQHRMALHEARLAESVNAFNPMFQTTYEKLTGGFEALGYGVAQAKSLALAEVGRMVTQQASFLSSLDGFYFLIGVALCASAIAVWQKQID
- a CDS encoding MerR family transcriptional regulator; amino-acid sequence: MSSTKPALLTIRAAAERLNVTPRTLKYYEERGLVAPSRSEGRYRLYSEQDLERFARILRLRSLGFSLQGIVELLKRPVEPIGDGRKGYSSESLREIEAALAQQVEALDARIASVRRELKEAQAVRSELGDDLDYIRRRIAGEAQETLLEERFAARRRRNPHGSEDAAE
- the pssA gene encoding CDP-diacylglycerol--serine O-phosphatidyltransferase — its product is MKRFSMIRDFHLADWFTLGNAICGTGALFSTMSYIDDADVLHIYLACALVFAALVFDVLDGRIARWRQKASLLGKELDSLADVISFGVAPAIIGYGFGMRGLYDRVVLAYFVACGVSRLARYNVTTEEMSGGTGKVTHFEGTPIPTSFAIVLMLAIAAAFGALGPHMWFGEWRIAGFTLHPLVLVYALSGSLMISRIRIPKP